In the genome of Paenibacillus pabuli, the window CGTACGATCACCGTATCATTGATGGTAGCGAGGCCGTACGTTTCCTCGTGACGGTGAAAGAATTGCTTGAAGATCCAGAGTCTTTGCTGATCGAAGGGTAATCCAATTCATAACGATTAACATTTTAATTGCCATCTTATAAATAAAAAAGTAAAGCCTCTGAACATGGTGCACAGCGCAAGCTGCTAACCGGTTCAGAGGCTTTTTTCATCATTGTGTGAATGTTCGTATCGAATTATACGGAATCGGCGGTTTCTGCATGTGTTGTGAAATGGCCAGAACTGTAGTCAGGCGTATGCCTCTCTAACCACTCCAAGACATGCCCTGCAACCTCAGTCCGATTCGTCTCGTGCAGCATTTCGTGGCGTCCTCCCGGATAAAGGCGGTATTCGATATCCTCAAGCTGAAGCTCCCGATATTGGGAGACCAGTTTAAGTACTCCTTTGCCATGAAGCCCCACCGGATCTTGTTCACCCGAGAACAGATATACAGACTTATCCTTGGGAATTCGTTTCATGTTGTGTGGCAAGTGAATGTCCAACAGCAGTTTGAAAAAGTCACGGAAAAAACCTGCCGAGCAGATAGCTCCGCACAAAGGGTCATCGATGAACCGCTTGACCTCTTCGGGGTCCCGAGACAGCCAATCAAACGGTGTGGTCGCCGGACGGAAAGAACGGTTGAAGCCGCCAAATACAAGCGCATTGAGCAGCATACTTGGATGAGCAGTACCCTGAATGCCACACTGCAGGAAAGCCAACTTTTCCCCAAGCCGAAGAAGACCGCGTTTGCCATTGGTGCCGGACAAAATAAATGCATGATAACGCTCGTGACCTGCGTACATTAGATGCTGTACTAAAAACGAACCCATACTATGCCCCATTAGAAAAAGGGGCACATCAGGGTTTTCATTGGCGGCAACTTCGCCCAGATTCATCATGTCACTCGCCATCCAGCGGAAAGCATCAGCGCCGGCATTGCCCAACAGGTTCGGGTTTTCTACCGTTTTACCATGACCACGATGGTCATTTGCGTAGACCGCGTAGCCGTGAGTGGTGAGATGTTGGGCAAATTCAGCATATCGGGCAGCAGTCTCACTCATGCCATGTGCAATCTGGACAACACCTTTGATATTGCACTCCGGATCGGGAAGCCAGCGGTACACATGAATACGGGTACCTTCATTGCCAACCAGGCTAAAGGTAGATTCCTGCATCTCGTGTAAATCCTCCTTCACAGGTCACATTAAAGCTAGTTCAGTTCAAGGAAATAACCCTGAATACATATTTAATTATTTGATTAAGGCAAATAAGAGCGAAGAACAGTAGTGTT includes:
- a CDS encoding alpha/beta fold hydrolase; this translates as MQESTFSLVGNEGTRIHVYRWLPDPECNIKGVVQIAHGMSETAARYAEFAQHLTTHGYAVYANDHRGHGKTVENPNLLGNAGADAFRWMASDMMNLGEVAANENPDVPLFLMGHSMGSFLVQHLMYAGHERYHAFILSGTNGKRGLLRLGEKLAFLQCGIQGTAHPSMLLNALVFGGFNRSFRPATTPFDWLSRDPEEVKRFIDDPLCGAICSAGFFRDFFKLLLDIHLPHNMKRIPKDKSVYLFSGEQDPVGLHGKGVLKLVSQYRELQLEDIEYRLYPGGRHEMLHETNRTEVAGHVLEWLERHTPDYSSGHFTTHAETADSV